The genomic stretch GCTCATGGAGGTTCAAGAACAATTAAACCATTGATTTTCAAAAATGTAACTTAATGGAGTTTCCATGCAATTCAGTGATGAttactagtaagatacccgtgctttcgcacgggtaaatttatttgatattgtataaaatttaattagatgcatataaatttaaaatgaattatttaattataaatgaaaaatatcatataaattcaattatattaaataattatattaaataattatattaaaaaaattgtaagttggagaaaaaaaatgaaattttaacatttaaaaataaaaattatctctcaattaatagtggttgttgattaaaataaaatagatattgtattgataatgacccgtgaaataaaaaaaatctttgatgcgatataaaatatatttaaatacaaatataaaatgaacaataatcatataaatttaattgcattaaataatcataaaaaaatttgagatggagaaaataaaaaaaaataaggatattattattcaaataaaaataatgattgattaaaataaaatagatagtgttgatagtgacccgggagaaaacaaaatttttaattttattaaaattaaaaaatagatttttttaggaataataaataaatagagaaaaaaattagaaaagaaagtaagaaagtgtgaaaaaatgtgagataaattttaaattttaattaagatagaaaaagtgtgtaatgatcaattaaaataaattaaatattgtgttgacagtgacccgtaagataaataaatatttaattttattaaaattaaaaaatagattataatttttgtgatgataagtaaatggagaaaaattaaaattaaagtaagaaagtgtgggaaaatgaaatgtgaaagaaatttgaaatttgaaataagagagagaagatgtgtgTTGGGGAGAAAAAGTTGAATCCTAAATATTGCAATTGACATTTGGCAAAAGTCTTCATTTTCATTGGACAATAGAAAAGTGATAGGGTGATTTTGTTAATTACTAAGGCCATCTCCAACGGCTGGCAATTGCCGTTTCGTACGCCAGCTGGAATCAAATGGAAAAAATAGTGTTCCGCCACGCAAGCATACGTACAATTGCATTGCAacaattattttgaataaaatattaatataaattgaaAATTGTGCTATTCAACGGCTCtcttgcttttttttttctttttttttaataatgtgcTATGCAACGgctcttttgttttttattttatttttttattttaataatttatttggttataaatagaagcaaatGTTAGTCAAATTTTATCACACAAATTTATTCCTTACTCctagtattttaattttttctctcacaaTTTCATCTTATTAGCCTTCAattgatcatatattttaccaaatttttcatcttctttgttcaaattattattgttaaGGTCAAATGGACCCTAATCAATATAATTTTCAACAATCTATGTTCCATCtcatgcaaaatcagcaaaattcTAATCCTCAAAATTCTCAATTTCCCTCGCCGTCAACAAACTCTACCGTATTTTTTCCGCCACCAAACAacccaaatatttattttagaccaCCGATAAATACTCATGGGATGAATTTTTCTCATAATGAACCCGAAACACCAAATGGGTTTATGTCTGAACGCCAAGTTCCACAATTTTCAACTCAAGTTGGTATTGAAAATATTACAGTTAAAAAAGAACAAAGGCGTTCTGTTAAAAAAAAACCTCGAGAGGTATTCACAAAGGAAGAGGATACACTTCTTATGCAATCATGGCTcaatatttcaaaggatccaattGTGGGAGTTGATCAAAAAGTCGATAGCTTTTGGTTAAGAATCACCGATAATTATAACCAATATCGTGGGCAGTCACGAGAAAAGCTACAAGGCCAATTAAAATCTCGATGGCATCGAATAAATGGCCTTGTTCAAAAATTTGTTGGGTGTTACAAACAAGCTGTTCGTGAAAAAAAAAGTGGGGCATCAGAGAAAGATATCTTAGTCAATGCACATGCTTTTTTTGAACAAGATGAAGGTGCACCATTCAATCTTGAGTATGCATGGCGGCTTttaaaagatgaacctaaatGGATGGGAGCATCCATTgaaaattcttcaaagagaacaaAGAATTCTGTTAGCGGTGCATACACGACATCGCCAAACTCAGAGACACCTTCAAGTTATGAGTTTAACTCATCATCTCCAATGGAGCGTCCAATGGGACAAAAGGCGGCAAAACGAAAAGGTAAGGCAAAGGAAAATGCAACTGAACCTCGTTCTAGTGTTATTTCTGATACAATGAATAAAATAATGGAAGTAATGGAAAACCTTGCACGACTTAAGGAGGAAGGAAACAAATTAGTCAAGGAAAAGATGGAGTTTGAAGCAATGCAATTCATAATGTCAGACACTTCTAAGATGAACGATAGTCAACGTGAATTTCATGAAAAACGTTGTAATAACctaaaagaaaaatatggatggtAATAATATGCAATGTTctagtatttattatatttaaatattatgtaGTATCAACACCTATTGTAATAAGATGCAATGTTctagtatttattatatttaaaaattatgtaGTACTTGTTATGTATCAACAATTATTGTAATAATATGCAATGTTctagtatttattatatttaaatattattcaaaactagtcgttattcaaactagctgttattattcaaactagccgttattcaaaccagtcgttattcaaactagccgttattattcaaactagccgttattcaaactagccgttattattcaaactagccgttattcaaactagccgttattcaaactatcCTTATATATACTTTCATTCTTTTCTCACTTTTCTACCACCATCTATCATTCTTCTATCATTTTTTCTATCACCCTTCTCTCATTCTTCTATCATTTTTCTATCACTTTTATCTCACTTCAATggattcaaacaattcaaacaacctcaacaaactttTTTGGGAGGTGATTGAAGAAGAACTTATGGACAACACAGACGAAGAACTATTGTTGTCAATGCTCGAGAAGGAACGTCAATCTGGAAGTTCATCAAAGCAAAAAAGAAGATTAGTGATAGATCAGAATCGTGAAGAAGGGAATATACGATTATTCAACGACTACTTCTCAGAAAATCCAGTATACACTGATGCCCAATTCCGTAGAAGGTTTAGAATGCATAGGCATTTGTTTCTTCGAATTGTAGAAACCCTTGGAAATCATGATGAATATTTTCAAATGAGGGTCGATGCAACTGGTAAAATGGGTCTTTCCCCATTGCAGAAGTGTACTTCTGCTATTCGTATGTTGGCATATGGATCTTCCGCTGACATTGTAGACGAATATGTTCGAATTGGTGAAAGCACTGCAATTGAGTGCTTAGAGAGATTCGTAAGGGGCGTGAATGAGGTATTTGGGGCTGAGTATTTGAGAAGGCCTAATAACAATGATGTTGAGCATCTTTTACAAATGGGGGAGTCACGTGGATTTCCAGGCATGCTAGGTTCCATTGATTGTATGCATTGGGAATGGAAGAATTGTCTTGTTGCGTGGAAAGGACAGTTTTGTCGAGGTGATCATGGTAAACCCACGATCATGCTTGAAGCAGTGGCATCACAAGACTAATGGGTTAACTCAGGTTTACAAAAAGGTAAATGATCGAATCCAACCAATGGGTTCACAAAAATCGACAAGAAAGTGAAAGACTAGACTTAAACAATGGATTGcttcaaataaataaaacatgaaAGAACCATTTCAACCAATGGATTGACGAAGGTCAACAAACAAAAGGGAattctcaaccaatgagttgattcaGATT from Vicia villosa cultivar HV-30 ecotype Madison, WI linkage group LG4, Vvil1.0, whole genome shotgun sequence encodes the following:
- the LOC131595841 gene encoding glutathione S-transferase T2-like, which translates into the protein MDPNQYNFQQSMFHLMQNQQNSNPQNSQFPSPSTNSTVFFPPPNNPNIYFRPPINTHGMNFSHNEPETPNGFMSERQVPQFSTQVGIENITVKKEQRHPIVGVDQKVDSFWLRITDNYNQYRGQSREKLQGQLKSRWHRINGLVQKFVGCYKQAVREKKSGASEKDILVNAHAFFEQDEGAPFNLEYAWRLLKDEPKWMGASIENSSKRTKNSVSGAYTTSPNSETPSSYEFNSSSPMERPMGQKAAKRKGKAKENATEPRSSVISDTMNKIMEVMENLARLKEEGNKLVKEKMEFEAMQFIMSDTSKMNDSQREFHEKRCNNLKEKYGW
- the LOC131598280 gene encoding uncharacterized protein LOC131598280, with product MDSNNSNNLNKLFWEVIEEELMDNTDEELLLSMLEKERQSGSSSKQKRRLVIDQNREEGNIRLFNDYFSENPVYTDAQFRRRFRMHRHLFLRIVETLGNHDEYFQMRVDATGKMGLSPLQKCTSAIRMLAYGSSADIVDEYVRIGESTAIECLERFVRGVNEVFGAEYLRRPNNNDVEHLLQMGESRGFPGMLGSIDCMHWEWKNCLVAWKGQFCRGDHGKPTIMLEAVASQD